The following proteins are encoded in a genomic region of Coffea eugenioides isolate CCC68of chromosome 6, Ceug_1.0, whole genome shotgun sequence:
- the LOC113776505 gene encoding DNA-(apurinic or apyrimidinic site) lyase, chloroplastic isoform X1, which produces MIQATLKLGFQNFRGFTFTSFAVSARNSKFVGLASLRLSAMGSKNARHSKSSASSSSPLSSPAAKLGEPESSPKGGISLDEILEIDLDKVEKMTVQQLRVKLRSVGIPAKGSKNELVSAWKEFVKSKTDGTGYLELDDHESSRKKSNESNSQKAGSLPCREHVMTRSSGTKRTKRKVEESLIGHNKVEINRMGSSAQDEQSIEYHEPIAKRSITKKRKVSSEVISMSSEASNSVHSSGEPWTILTHKKPQKGWVAYNPKIMRPPPLAGDIKHVKLMSWNVNGLRALLKLESLSALQLARREDFDVLCLQETKLQEKDVEAIRNTLLEDYDHSFWTCSVSKLGYSGTAIISRMKPLSVRYGLGISDHDTEGRLVTAEFDNFYLLSGYVPNSGDGLKRLSYRITEWDPCLGNYLKELEKYKPVILTGDLNCAHQEIDIHDPAGNKRSAGFTVEERQSFETNFLNKGFVDTFRTQHPGVVGYTYWGYRHGGRKANKGWRLDYFLVSDCIADKVHDSYILPDVAGSDHCPIGLILKL; this is translated from the exons ATGATACAAGCTACTCTCAAATTAGGATTCCAAAATTTCCGAGGTTTCACTTTCACTAG TTTTGCAGTGAGTGCAAGGAATAGTAAATTTGTGGGCTTGGCTTCTTTGAGATTGTCAGCAATGGGGTCTAAAAATGCACGTCATTCTAAATCCTCAGCATCATCATCCTCGCCTTTATCATCACCTGCAGCCAAATTGGGTGAACCT GAAAGTTCTCCTAAGGGTGGCATAAGTCTAGATGAGATTCTTGAAATTGATTTGGATAAAGTAGAGAAAATGACAGTCCAGCAACTCCGAGTTAAACTAAG GAGTGTTGGAATTCCAGCCAAAGGTTCCAAGAATGAACTTGTCTCTGCCTGGAAGGAGTTCGTTAAAAGCAAAACAGATG GCACAGGTTATTTGGAGCTAGATGATCATGAATCTTCTCGAAAGAAGTCCAATGAAAGCAATTCTCAAAAAGCTGGAAGTTTGCCTTGCAGAGAACATGTTATGACTAGAAGCTCTGGAACTAAACGAACTAAGAGAAAGGTAGAAGAAAGCCTTATCGGCCATAACAAAGTTGAAATCAACAGAATGGGATCGAGTGCACAAGATGAGCAATCTATTGAGTATCATGAGCCAATAG CTAAGAGATCAATTACGAAAAAGAGAAAGGTCTCATCAGAAGTCATCAGTATGAGTTCTGAAGCATCCAATTCTGTTCATTCCTCTGGAGAACCTTGGACAATTCTCACTCATAAGAAGCCCCAAAAAGGGTGGGTTGcatacaatcccaaaatcaTGCGGCCTCCTCCTCTTGCTGGTGACATTAAGCATGTTAAGCTAATGTCCTGGAATGTAAACGGTTTGAGAGCTCTATTAAAGTTGGAGAGCTTGTCTGCACTGCAACTGGCTAGAAGAGAAGATTTTGATGTTCTGTGCTTGCAAGAGACAAAACTTCAG GAGAAAGATGTTGAGGCAATCAGGAATACTCTCCTTGAAGATTATGACCATAGCTTTTGGACGTGTAGCGTCTCGAAACTTGGGTATTCTGGGACTGCAATCATTTCACGG ATGAAACCACTTTCTGTCAGATATGGTCTGGGCATCTCAGATCACGACACTGAAGGACGCCTTGTGACAGCAGAATTTGACAACTTCTATTTGTTGAGTGGATACGTGCCTAATTCTGGTGATGGTCTGAAGCGACTG TCATACAGAATAACCGAGTGGGATCCGTGTCTTGGTAACTACTTGAAA GAACTAGAAAAATATAAGCCTGTCATATTGACTGGTGATTTGAATTGTGCTCATCAAGAGATTGACATTCATGATCCTGCT GGAAATAAAAGAAGTGCTGGGTTCACAGTTGAAGAAAGACAATCATTTGAGACAAACTTCTTAAATAAGGGCTTTGTGGATACCTTCAGGACGCAGCATCCTGGTGTTGTTGGCTATACTTATTGGGGGTATAGACATGGTGGACGGAAGGCTAATAAAG GATGGCGGCTGGATTACTTCCTTGTCTCAGACTGTATCGCAGACAAGGTTCACGACTCGTACATTCTCCCAGATGTTGCAGGCAGTGATCACTGTCCAATTGGTCTCATTCTTAAGCTCTAG
- the LOC113776505 gene encoding DNA-(apurinic or apyrimidinic site) lyase, chloroplastic isoform X2, giving the protein MGSKNARHSKSSASSSSPLSSPAAKLGEPESSPKGGISLDEILEIDLDKVEKMTVQQLRVKLRSVGIPAKGSKNELVSAWKEFVKSKTDGTGYLELDDHESSRKKSNESNSQKAGSLPCREHVMTRSSGTKRTKRKVEESLIGHNKVEINRMGSSAQDEQSIEYHEPIAKRSITKKRKVSSEVISMSSEASNSVHSSGEPWTILTHKKPQKGWVAYNPKIMRPPPLAGDIKHVKLMSWNVNGLRALLKLESLSALQLARREDFDVLCLQETKLQEKDVEAIRNTLLEDYDHSFWTCSVSKLGYSGTAIISRMKPLSVRYGLGISDHDTEGRLVTAEFDNFYLLSGYVPNSGDGLKRLSYRITEWDPCLGNYLKELEKYKPVILTGDLNCAHQEIDIHDPAGNKRSAGFTVEERQSFETNFLNKGFVDTFRTQHPGVVGYTYWGYRHGGRKANKGWRLDYFLVSDCIADKVHDSYILPDVAGSDHCPIGLILKL; this is encoded by the exons ATGGGGTCTAAAAATGCACGTCATTCTAAATCCTCAGCATCATCATCCTCGCCTTTATCATCACCTGCAGCCAAATTGGGTGAACCT GAAAGTTCTCCTAAGGGTGGCATAAGTCTAGATGAGATTCTTGAAATTGATTTGGATAAAGTAGAGAAAATGACAGTCCAGCAACTCCGAGTTAAACTAAG GAGTGTTGGAATTCCAGCCAAAGGTTCCAAGAATGAACTTGTCTCTGCCTGGAAGGAGTTCGTTAAAAGCAAAACAGATG GCACAGGTTATTTGGAGCTAGATGATCATGAATCTTCTCGAAAGAAGTCCAATGAAAGCAATTCTCAAAAAGCTGGAAGTTTGCCTTGCAGAGAACATGTTATGACTAGAAGCTCTGGAACTAAACGAACTAAGAGAAAGGTAGAAGAAAGCCTTATCGGCCATAACAAAGTTGAAATCAACAGAATGGGATCGAGTGCACAAGATGAGCAATCTATTGAGTATCATGAGCCAATAG CTAAGAGATCAATTACGAAAAAGAGAAAGGTCTCATCAGAAGTCATCAGTATGAGTTCTGAAGCATCCAATTCTGTTCATTCCTCTGGAGAACCTTGGACAATTCTCACTCATAAGAAGCCCCAAAAAGGGTGGGTTGcatacaatcccaaaatcaTGCGGCCTCCTCCTCTTGCTGGTGACATTAAGCATGTTAAGCTAATGTCCTGGAATGTAAACGGTTTGAGAGCTCTATTAAAGTTGGAGAGCTTGTCTGCACTGCAACTGGCTAGAAGAGAAGATTTTGATGTTCTGTGCTTGCAAGAGACAAAACTTCAG GAGAAAGATGTTGAGGCAATCAGGAATACTCTCCTTGAAGATTATGACCATAGCTTTTGGACGTGTAGCGTCTCGAAACTTGGGTATTCTGGGACTGCAATCATTTCACGG ATGAAACCACTTTCTGTCAGATATGGTCTGGGCATCTCAGATCACGACACTGAAGGACGCCTTGTGACAGCAGAATTTGACAACTTCTATTTGTTGAGTGGATACGTGCCTAATTCTGGTGATGGTCTGAAGCGACTG TCATACAGAATAACCGAGTGGGATCCGTGTCTTGGTAACTACTTGAAA GAACTAGAAAAATATAAGCCTGTCATATTGACTGGTGATTTGAATTGTGCTCATCAAGAGATTGACATTCATGATCCTGCT GGAAATAAAAGAAGTGCTGGGTTCACAGTTGAAGAAAGACAATCATTTGAGACAAACTTCTTAAATAAGGGCTTTGTGGATACCTTCAGGACGCAGCATCCTGGTGTTGTTGGCTATACTTATTGGGGGTATAGACATGGTGGACGGAAGGCTAATAAAG GATGGCGGCTGGATTACTTCCTTGTCTCAGACTGTATCGCAGACAAGGTTCACGACTCGTACATTCTCCCAGATGTTGCAGGCAGTGATCACTGTCCAATTGGTCTCATTCTTAAGCTCTAG
- the LOC113776505 gene encoding DNA-(apurinic or apyrimidinic site) lyase, chloroplastic isoform X3, protein MHVILNPQHHHPRLYHHLQPNWVNLSPKGGISLDEILEIDLDKVEKMTVQQLRVKLRSVGIPAKGSKNELVSAWKEFVKSKTDGTGYLELDDHESSRKKSNESNSQKAGSLPCREHVMTRSSGTKRTKRKVEESLIGHNKVEINRMGSSAQDEQSIEYHEPIAKRSITKKRKVSSEVISMSSEASNSVHSSGEPWTILTHKKPQKGWVAYNPKIMRPPPLAGDIKHVKLMSWNVNGLRALLKLESLSALQLARREDFDVLCLQETKLQEKDVEAIRNTLLEDYDHSFWTCSVSKLGYSGTAIISRMKPLSVRYGLGISDHDTEGRLVTAEFDNFYLLSGYVPNSGDGLKRLSYRITEWDPCLGNYLKELEKYKPVILTGDLNCAHQEIDIHDPAGNKRSAGFTVEERQSFETNFLNKGFVDTFRTQHPGVVGYTYWGYRHGGRKANKGWRLDYFLVSDCIADKVHDSYILPDVAGSDHCPIGLILKL, encoded by the exons ATGCACGTCATTCTAAATCCTCAGCATCATCATCCTCGCCTTTATCATCACCTGCAGCCAAATTGGGTGAACCT TTCTCCTAAGGGTGGCATAAGTCTAGATGAGATTCTTGAAATTGATTTGGATAAAGTAGAGAAAATGACAGTCCAGCAACTCCGAGTTAAACTAAG GAGTGTTGGAATTCCAGCCAAAGGTTCCAAGAATGAACTTGTCTCTGCCTGGAAGGAGTTCGTTAAAAGCAAAACAGATG GCACAGGTTATTTGGAGCTAGATGATCATGAATCTTCTCGAAAGAAGTCCAATGAAAGCAATTCTCAAAAAGCTGGAAGTTTGCCTTGCAGAGAACATGTTATGACTAGAAGCTCTGGAACTAAACGAACTAAGAGAAAGGTAGAAGAAAGCCTTATCGGCCATAACAAAGTTGAAATCAACAGAATGGGATCGAGTGCACAAGATGAGCAATCTATTGAGTATCATGAGCCAATAG CTAAGAGATCAATTACGAAAAAGAGAAAGGTCTCATCAGAAGTCATCAGTATGAGTTCTGAAGCATCCAATTCTGTTCATTCCTCTGGAGAACCTTGGACAATTCTCACTCATAAGAAGCCCCAAAAAGGGTGGGTTGcatacaatcccaaaatcaTGCGGCCTCCTCCTCTTGCTGGTGACATTAAGCATGTTAAGCTAATGTCCTGGAATGTAAACGGTTTGAGAGCTCTATTAAAGTTGGAGAGCTTGTCTGCACTGCAACTGGCTAGAAGAGAAGATTTTGATGTTCTGTGCTTGCAAGAGACAAAACTTCAG GAGAAAGATGTTGAGGCAATCAGGAATACTCTCCTTGAAGATTATGACCATAGCTTTTGGACGTGTAGCGTCTCGAAACTTGGGTATTCTGGGACTGCAATCATTTCACGG ATGAAACCACTTTCTGTCAGATATGGTCTGGGCATCTCAGATCACGACACTGAAGGACGCCTTGTGACAGCAGAATTTGACAACTTCTATTTGTTGAGTGGATACGTGCCTAATTCTGGTGATGGTCTGAAGCGACTG TCATACAGAATAACCGAGTGGGATCCGTGTCTTGGTAACTACTTGAAA GAACTAGAAAAATATAAGCCTGTCATATTGACTGGTGATTTGAATTGTGCTCATCAAGAGATTGACATTCATGATCCTGCT GGAAATAAAAGAAGTGCTGGGTTCACAGTTGAAGAAAGACAATCATTTGAGACAAACTTCTTAAATAAGGGCTTTGTGGATACCTTCAGGACGCAGCATCCTGGTGTTGTTGGCTATACTTATTGGGGGTATAGACATGGTGGACGGAAGGCTAATAAAG GATGGCGGCTGGATTACTTCCTTGTCTCAGACTGTATCGCAGACAAGGTTCACGACTCGTACATTCTCCCAGATGTTGCAGGCAGTGATCACTGTCCAATTGGTCTCATTCTTAAGCTCTAG
- the LOC113773724 gene encoding glycosyltransferase-like At2g41451: MAGLHATLRPASSSSSVSSTSTHSRLLLFLSVLLISLATFAFIIQWRGGLPDLITRWPNENDPLGFLAMDLAGPGRSSSSSDACADVLGQSRVASFTYYRNWNFSFGPGSGSEKGPEICITTSTSAGLEQTLPWIYYHKVLGITNFFMFVERKAASKNVSKVLESIPGVKVIYRTRELEEEQAKSRIWNESWLANFFYKPCNYELFVKQTLNMEMAIVMAREAGMDWIIHLDTDELIYPAGTSHYSVQQLLSEVPEDVDMVVFPNYESSIERDDIKEPFSEVSMFKKNFDHLNKETYFGSYKAATRGNPNYFMTYGNGKSAARIEENLRPNGAHRWHNYMKEPKEIKFEEAAVLHYTYSKFSDLTSRRDRCGCKPTQEDVKRCFMLDFDRNAFIIASTASEAEMHQWYHERVIWTDTALKQKLLKLGILTRIYAPMVIIQGLRESGIFTNVIVSAWSEDTKEKSLSSTKSNNSSGNIGTKGISSRKFGYKESQATIRKVLNFAGNGSYAIPPQSPPSMDDMHLHTLRKGGEGSELLIDLFHGNPLASCSRGFSQ, translated from the exons atGGCGGGTCTTCATGCAACGCTAAGACCCGCTTCTTCTTCGTCGTCTGTATCCTCAACATCGACACATTCCCGCCTTTTACTATTTCTTTCAGTCCTCTTAATCTCTCTCGCCACCTTTGCTTTTATTATTCAATGGCGTGGCGGGTTACCCGACCTGATTACCCGATGGCCTAACGAAAATGACCCTCTTGGGTTCCTGGCCATGGACCTTGCCGGACCCGGTCGATCCTCGTCCTCCTCTGATGCATGTGCTGATGTTCTTGGCCAAAGCCGCGTGGCATCGTTCACATATTATAGGAACTGGAATTTCAGTTTtggacccggatccggatccgaaaAGGGGCCTGAG ATATGTATCACAACAAGCACTTCTGCTGGCTTAGAGCAGACACTGCCATGGATATATTATCATAAGGTTTTAGGGATAACAAACTTTTTCATGTTTGTGGAGAGGAAAGCTGCATCCAAAAATGTATCAAAAGTTTTAGAGTCCATTCCA GGAGTAAAAGTTATATATAGGACAAGAGAACTAGAAGAAGAACAAGCTAAAAG CCGTATATGGAATGAATCTTGGCTGGCAAACTTCTTCTATAAGCCATGCAATTATGAGTTATTTGTAAAGCAAACGCTTAACATGGAAATGGCTATCGTCATGGCAAGA GAAGCTGGTATGGATTGGATTATACATCTTGATACTGATGAGTTGATATATCCTGCTGGCACCAGCCATTACTCTGTTCAACAGCTGCTGTCAGAAGTACCTGAAGATGTAGATATGGTAGTTTTTCCTAATTAT gAGAGTAGCATTGAACGGGACGATATAAAGGAGCCCTTCAGTGAA GTCTCAATGTTCAAGAAGAATTTTGATCATCTCAACAAAGAAACTTACTTTGGGAGTTACAAGGCAGCAACTCGTGGTAACCCAAATTACTTTATGACTTATGGAAATGGGAAATCAGCTGCTCGTATTGAGGAGAATCTTCGCCCCAATGGAGCTCACAGATGGCATAACTACATGAAGGAACCCAA AGAAATAAAATTTGAGGAGGCTGCTGTTCTACACTATACATACTCCAAGTTTTCAGATTTGACTTCAAGACGTGATCGTTGTGGTTGTAAGCCTACACAGGAAGATGTCAAGCGATGCTTCATGCTGGATTTTGACAGAAAT GCCTTCATAATTGCCTCAACTGCATCAGAAGCAGAAATGCATCAGTG GTACCATGAACGCGTCATATGGACTGATACAGCACTAAAACAAAAACTTCTGAAATTGGGCATCTTGACTCGCATTTATGCTCCTATG GTGATCATACAAGGCTTGCGGGAATCTGGCATTTTTACAAATGTTATCGTGTCAGCTTGGTCAGAAGATACAAAAGAAAAGAGTTTGTCCTCTACTAAGAGTAATAACTCTTCTGGAAACATTGGGACAAAAGGAATCTCTTCCAGGAAGTTTGGCTACAAAGAGTCTCAAGCTACAATACGAAAGGTCTTGAACTTTGCAGGAAATGGATCATATGCTATTCCCCCACAATCACCCCCTAGTATGGATGATATGCACCTTCATAC GCTCAGAAAGGGGGGAGAGGGGAGTGAGCTTCTTATTGACCTGTTCCACGGGAACCCTTTAGCATCCTGTTCAAGAGGATTCTCCCAGTGA